Genomic segment of Nostoc sp. TCL240-02:
GAGGTCAGCCTCCGACAGATCAGCACGACTGAGGTCAGCGCGAATTAACTCAGCGCGAATCAATAAGGCTGCTTTAAGTTGAGCGCGACTGAGATCGGCTCGAATCAAATTAGCAACGTTGAGACTAGCGTTATTTAAGATGGCGTTGGATAGATTCACGCCACTGAGTCTGGCTACATTCAGCTTGGCATTGCTCAAGTTAGCTTCGCTCAGATTTGCGCCACTGAGGTTAACTATACTTAAATTAGCATCGCTAAGATTCACGCCACTGAGTTTGACCCCACTTAGATTAGCTTCTGCTAGGTCAATACCACTAAAGTTTAAGACTCCTGCTGCGTACTTTTCTAGTAATTCCTCTACAGTCATCGATGCTACCCCTTGGATGCCAACTTTAATAGTTGGTAAAGTCATAAAAACGGAATGTCAAAATTAAAAATGAATATTGGGATTTTAGGGTTGGGATTGATCGGCGGATCTTTGGGTTTTGATTTGCGATCGCAAGGACATCATATCTTAGGAGTCAGTCGCCGTGAATCTACCTGTCAAAAGGCAGTTGCTATCGGCAGTGTTGATGAAGCATCAGTTGATCTGAGTCTGTTAGCAGCCGCAGAGGTTGTATTTATTTGTACACCTCTAGCGCTTATTGTGCCCCAATTGGAGCAAATGATCGCTCATTTGTCTACAGCTACCATCGTGACTGACGTGGGTTCAGCAAAAGCACAGATAGTCAAAGCGATTTCTTCCCTTTGGGATAATTTTATCGGCGGTCATCCAATGGCGGGAAGAACAGATAGTGGCATAGAAGCTGCACAACGGAATTTATTTGTTGATAAACCTTATGTATTAACACCGATAGCTACAACGCCAACTAATGCAATTGCGGTTGTAGAAGAAATTGTGCGATCGCTAGGAGCTAATATCTACTATTGTCAACCAGAGCAACATGACCGTGCGGTTAGTTGGATTTCCCATTTACCTGTAATGGTGAGTTCCTCATTGATTGCAGCTTGTTTGAGTGAAACTGACCCCGATGTTTTGGAACTAGCCCAAAAGTTAGCTAGTTCAGGTTTTCGGGATACCAGCCGTGTAGGTGGTGGGAATCCAGAGTTGGGAGTGATGATGGCGCGGTATAATCGTCAAGCATTGCTGCGATCGTTGCAACAGTATCGTCACAATCTCGATGAATTAACTAACTTAATTGAGCAAGAAAATTGGACTGTTTTAGAGCAAAAGTTGAAATCAACAGGTAAGGCACGACCTGATTTTGTTGATTAGAATTCAGGGATCAGGAGTCAGAATGGGCTAAACCTTAGCTATCCGCTAACAGAAGTCAGAATGGACTCAACCTAGCTATTCGCTAACAGGAGTCGGAGATTTAGACCCGTGACTGAATTGTTGCACCACCAATTTTTCTTGTTTTGTGGGGTGCAAAAATGCCGATTATTCATCCGTTTTTTCGCTCAGAATTCAGAATGAATTCTGACTCCTGACTCCTGAATTCTGTTCGATAAAATATTTAAAAAAATGCTACCTAACGGTTTGACAGTCACCAAACCAATGTACTATACAGATAAATTTACAAAAATCAACAATGGTAGAACGTCCAATCAAAAAATCGGAACGTCAGTCCCAAGCAAATACTGACAACAATTCCGAAAATAAGGATTCTATAACTCCTATTGAATCCAACCCCAAAAGCTCAAAACCGAGCCGTAACCGCTCCTCTGACAAAGGAAAAAAAGCATCTTACGGAGATGAAAACAGGCAGCAGGGGAATCCTGCCCTAGCGCGTGGACCAAAACCCGTTAAACCTCCAGTTAAAGTCCAAACAGAAGAACTTGAAACCGAATCGGAAACTATCTCTGAGGAGTCTCAAGACTAACATTACTCCTGCGTGTGATGTGGGAGGTTTTAACTCGTCGTTATAGAACCCATTTGACATCTTATGAGGTTTTCGATCTTCCCAAGATCACCATCCTACTAGACCACGGGTATCACCCAGAATATTTGACTCAGGAGTTAGAGCAGATTTACCCGGAGATCATGACCAAAATCCAGTTTCAACTTTCTACGAAACCCTCAAAACAAGAGAAAGCTGCACAAGAAAAATGTGGATTTGTTCCGGCAGTAGCCTTTCGGGGTGATCGAGCGCTCCAATGCTTGGATGGAGCGTTGTAAAATTCTGGTTAAGAACTTTGAACGAACCCTGACTGGTGCCACTACCAAACTCAACCTCTGCTTCATCAGGCTAATGATTAAGAGGCTTGCAGACCCTTCCTAAGATGTCAAATGGTTTCTATAAAGACATCCGCTTATTTCGATTTGACGATCAAACCGAACAGGTTTACATCCTGGCTGGAGATGAAGTTCAAATTATTGTTTATCCCAATGGCGAATGGGAGTTTGTCAATGAACCCGAATTATGAGCAAATGAGTTTTACAGAGTTGAGAGCTTATATCGTGGAAAACCGCGAAGATATAGAAGCTATACGTTTTCTGATGAGCAAACGCGATCCTAACTCTCCAAAGTATCCTATGCCTGTTACTGAAGCTGATATGCAAGCCCAGATGGAAATCATCAGGCTAAGATTAACGGAGAGCTTTAAGATTATTGTCCAACTTCAGTAAGCAAGAATCGGGTGAGTGTTATTTACCCACCTTAAAAACTATCTGGATCAATATTCAATTCTCGAAGTTTAGCAGCTAATCTTTGCGCTTTCTCTTCTGCGGCTTGTCGTGCGGTTGCTTCCTCTTCATGAGTTAGGAGCGTTTCACCAGTCGCTGGATTGTAAAAATGCAGTTTTCCTGCTTCTAGGCGTAACTCTAACCCCAAAACTTCACTGGGTAGAGATACTGTACCATCTGGCAG
This window contains:
- a CDS encoding prephenate/arogenate dehydrogenase, with product MNIGILGLGLIGGSLGFDLRSQGHHILGVSRRESTCQKAVAIGSVDEASVDLSLLAAAEVVFICTPLALIVPQLEQMIAHLSTATIVTDVGSAKAQIVKAISSLWDNFIGGHPMAGRTDSGIEAAQRNLFVDKPYVLTPIATTPTNAIAVVEEIVRSLGANIYYCQPEQHDRAVSWISHLPVMVSSSLIAACLSETDPDVLELAQKLASSGFRDTSRVGGGNPELGVMMARYNRQALLRSLQQYRHNLDELTNLIEQENWTVLEQKLKSTGKARPDFVD